The Chthoniobacterales bacterium genome contains a region encoding:
- a CDS encoding phage Gp37/Gp68 family protein: MSDQSSIEWTDASWNSFTGCSKVSEGCRHCYADRLANRLFLMGNPRYRRGFRVTLHEDLLNLPRKWKKPRKVFVNSMSDLFHEEVPAEFIAKMFATMAACPQHTFQALTKRSGRLAELAPELPWPPNLWMGVSVENERVLHRVDDLRKVPAAVRFLSCEPLLGPLGALDLDGIDWVIAGGESGPGARPMNLDWARSLRDRCAKAHVAFFFKQVGGVQKHRTGRHLDGRTHDEMPEPVDRFGFVGSAFQTQVAIP; the protein is encoded by the coding sequence ATGTCTGACCAATCTTCGATCGAATGGACGGACGCGTCTTGGAATTCGTTCACGGGGTGTTCCAAGGTCAGCGAAGGGTGTCGTCACTGCTATGCTGACCGCCTGGCGAATCGACTCTTCCTCATGGGAAATCCACGCTATCGCCGCGGGTTCAGGGTCACGCTTCACGAGGACCTTCTGAACCTCCCGCGGAAGTGGAAAAAGCCGCGGAAAGTTTTCGTCAATTCGATGAGCGATCTCTTCCACGAGGAAGTGCCCGCCGAGTTCATCGCCAAGATGTTCGCGACGATGGCGGCCTGCCCGCAGCACACCTTTCAGGCGCTCACCAAGCGGAGCGGGCGACTCGCGGAACTCGCGCCCGAGCTTCCCTGGCCACCCAACCTGTGGATGGGTGTCAGCGTCGAGAACGAGCGGGTTTTGCACCGCGTCGACGACCTTCGGAAAGTCCCGGCTGCCGTCCGGTTCCTTTCCTGCGAACCGCTCCTCGGCCCGCTCGGTGCCCTCGACCTCGATGGCATCGACTGGGTGATCGCGGGCGGCGAATCCGGCCCTGGCGCCCGTCCCATGAACCTCGACTGGGCCCGCTCCCTTCGGGACCGCTGTGCGAAAGCTCACGTCGCCTTCTTCTTCAAGCAAGTCGGCGGCGTGCAGAAGCATCGCACCGGCCGTCATCTCGACGGTCGGACCCATGATGAAATGCCCGAGCCGGTCGACCGGTTCGGATTCGTCGGAAGTGCGTTCCAAACGCAGGTCGCAATCCCATGA